CATTTTTGCAACCCGAATCGTGCGAACTTTATCTTCCACTGAACTACCAGAAGCACAAAACGAAGTAAAATCATGTGTGCCTAAAAATGCGGGCAGAGCAGCTTCAATTTTTGCCAAATCAAGAGGATAAGGATAGTAACTAGCATAAAAACGACGAAACGGACTACGGGGTTTTCCAATATCTACTTTAAATTGATACGTTTTTTCCTTAACTAAATAGCGGACATGAAAATCATCTGGAACAACTTCAACACTTTTACAAGCAATATCTGCTGGCGACTGGGTATCCAAAGCAAAACGCATTTTTTCTAAAGGTCGCTCTTTTGGAAAGTCAAAATGAATAACTTGTCCTAAAGCATGAACACCTGCATCCGTTCGACCAGAGCCTTGCACTTCAACAAAAGTCCCATTGTTCATTTTTGTTAACGTTTTTTCTAGTTCTGCTTGGACAGTCCGCCCTGACACTTGGCGTTGAAAGCCGTGAAAGTTCGTACCGTCATAAGCAATAATAGCTTTATAGCGCAAATTTACTTCCTCAATTCCGAATTAAAATCAATAAAATTGTCACGACTGCAAAGACAACCACAACCATGCTATCTTTCAGATGCCAATCTAATTTTCGATATTTTGTCCGTCCTTCTCCTCCAGAGTAGCCTCTTGCTTCCATAGCAGTTGCTAAGTCTTCTGCTCGATTAAAACTCGAAACAAACAACGGGATTAAAAGCGGAATAATTGCTTTCATTTTTTGAACCAAACTACCTTCACCAAAATCAACCCCACGTGCGCGCTGGGCATTCATAATTTTTTCTGTTTCATCCATTAAAGTTGGCACAAACCGCAACGCAATTGAGAGCATTAAGCTAACTTCATGAACCGGGAAATGCACAACGTTTAAAGGACGCAAAATATACTCAATCGCATCGGATAATTCCAACGGTGCAGTCGTTAAAGTCAATAACGTTGACATGAAAATAATTAAAATAAAACGGCAAAAAATAAAAGCCCCATTCATTAAACCATAGTCTGTCACGGTAAAAACCCACCAGTGCCACAATATATTACCACCTGTAGTAAATAATACTTGTAACAAGACCGTAAATAAAATTAACCAAATTAAAGGTTTCACTCCTCGAATAAAAAAAGAGATTTTTACTTTCGAAAGAGCTATACACCCCAGCGTAAAGACGGCTAAAAAAGCATAGCTTTGCCAATTATTCGCAAAAAATATAACAGCAATAAAGTAAAAGCTAGCAATTAATTTAGCTCGTGGATCTAAACGATGAATTAAAGAGTCTCCCGGAATATAACGACCAAAAATCAGTTTATTCATCATTTAACACCACCTCCTGCTAAGAGCATTTCCGCTAATTCATCAGCAGTAATTGGCAAACGATCAAAACGCATTCCTTTTTCTTGCAAACGCAAAGCAAATTCTGTCGCCATCGGTACACCAATCTGTTTTTCTTGTACCCACGTTACATCTTGAAAGACATCTACTGGCCGACCTGATTTTACTAACGCGCCTTTTTCTAACACATAGACATAATCAGCAAAATTTGCCACATCATCCATCAAATGTGTTACTAAAACAATCGCAATATTTTTTTCTTGATGTAGTCGTAAAAACATCTCCATCATATCTTTACGTCCTTTTGGATCAAGCCCTGCGGTTGGTTCATCTAAGACTAATACTTCTGGCTCCATCGCCAACACCCCTGCAATTGCCACACGACGCATTTGACCACCTGATAGATCAAATGGTGAGCGTTCCATGTAAGAAGCGTCTAGCCCAACCAAATTGAGATATTCTTGGGCTAAAGCTTTAGCTGCTTCTTCTGATACACCAAAATTTTTCGGCCCAAAAGCAATATCTTTTGCAACAGTTTCTTCAAAAAGTTGGGCTTCAGGAAATTGAAAAACAATCCCTACTTTTTTTCGAATAGGTTTTAAATTCTTATTATCCGTCGTAGCAATAATTTTACGTTCACCAATTGTGACCGTGCCACTTGTTGGTTTTAGCAGTGCATTTAAATGCTGGAGTAACGTAGATTTACCACTGCCGGTATGACCGACAATTGCAGTATAAGAGCCCGCCGCAATTTCCAAATCAATATCATACAAAGCTCGCTGTTCAAATGGTGTTCCCGGTTGGTAGGTGAAGCCTACTTGTTCAAAATGGATGTCCATAACCAATTCACCATCCCTTCTTCAGTCAAGTATTCTGTAGGTACCACAACGCCCCGCTCTTTTAAAGCTGCTTTTAATTTTTCTGGAAAAGGTAAATCCAAACCTAATTCAATTAGTTTTTCGCCAGCAGAAAAAATTTCTGCTGGTGTTCCTTCTCTCACCAGCTTACCTTCTTGCATTACCAAAATCCGATTGGCATTAGCTGCTTCATCGATATCATGTGTAATTGATAAAACTGTTAAATTATTTTGGTCTTTAATTTTCTTAATGGTGCTAATAACTTCCTCGCGACCTTCTGGATCTAACATACTTGTCGCTTCATCCAAAATAATAATATCCGGACGCAATGCTACCACACCGGCAATCGCTACGCGCTGCTTTTGCCCACCAGATAGACGCGCTGGTTCTCTTTGTTTAAAGTCACTCATTCGAACCTGCTCTAGAGCATCTTGGACTCGCACTAACATTTCTTCACGCGGGACACCTTGATTTTCCATACCAAAAGCGACATCATCTTCGACAGTTGAACCAACGAATTGATTATCTGGATTTTGAAAAACCATCCCTACCATGCGGCGAATATCCCAAACATTTTCTTCATTCAATAAATTACCGCCAACTTTTACACTGCCTTGTTGCGGCAAGAGTAAGCCGTTAATTGTTTTAGCTAAAGTAGATTTACCAGAACCATTATGTCCAACGATTGCAACCCACTCACCTTTTTTGATACTAAAGCTAACCCCATCTAGCGCATTTCTTTCAGCCTCTGGATCATAGCTGAATTGGATATCTACAAGTTCAATAATATCTTCCATGGCGACTCCTGTCCTTTATTCCTTAGTCTCATTCCTATAAATAAATAATTACGAGTAAAAAAGCTGATTTAAAAGCTTTTCCTAATAAATTTAGCAGAAAATAAAGGCAAATACAAATTGTTATTACTGAATGTCTCCTAAACAATTTTTCATTTTTTTATTTGATAAAAATTATTTAGGAGGCATTCTGTTTCCAATCTGTCTTGACAGTAAATTTTGGGTAAAAAAAAAGCACTTTATGATGAGTGCCTGCCCCTTAGTTAAACTAAGGGGCGGCGCTGAGCTAGACTCGGAAATTACTTCCAACATCATAACACTCTAAAGGACATCGATAAAGTGATGAAAAGTGTGATATTAAACAAGTTCTAGGATAACCATAGGTGCTGCATCGCCGCGTCTTGGTTCTGTCTTCAAGATGCGAGTGTAGCCACCTTGGCGTTCTGCATAACGAGGAGCGATATCGTTAAATAGCTTTTGTAAAGCTGATTCAATAACGATTTCTTCGTTTTCTTCCCGTACACTTGCTACTTCGTTACGTACGAAAGCAGCTGCTTGACGACGGGCATGCAAATCGCCGCGTTTACCTAAAGTGATCATTTTTTCAGCAGTTGAACGAACTTCTTTAGCACGAGCTTCAGTCGTTACGATACGTTCGTTGATCAATAAATCAGTTGTTAAATCACGCAACATCGCTTTACGTTGGCTAGATGTGCGTCCTAATTTGCGGTAACTCACGTGGAATTCCCTCCTTTTTGATTCTGCGACTATTAGTCGTCTTTACGTAATCCTAAACCAAGATCATGTAATTTAGCTTTCACTTCTTCAAGAGATTTACGGCCTAAATTACGCACTTTAATCATTTCTGGTTCAGATTTGTTGGTCAATTCTTGCACTGTATTGATACCAGCACGTTTTAGACAGTTATATGAACGAACAGATAAGTCTAATTCTTCGATTGTCATTTCTAACATTTTTTCTTTTTGTGTTTCTTCTTTTTCAATCATGATTTCAGCATTTTTAGCCTCATCCGTTAGATTCACAAAAATATCCAAATGTTCAGTCATGATTTTCGCAGCTAAACTCATCGCTTCCATCGGCATGATAGAACCGTCAGTCCAAATTTCCATCGTCAATTTATCAAAATCGTCACGACGGCCAACCCGCGTGTTTTCTACTTGGTAGTTAACACGATTTACTGGTGTGTAAATTGAATCAACTGGAATCACGCCAATTGGCATATCTTCCCGTTTGTTTTCATCAGCTTGCACATAACCACGACCAGGTCGAACAGTCAAGCGGGCATGAAAAGTTGCCCCTTCAGAAACGCTACAAATATACATATCTTTGTTTAAAATTTCTACATCACTGTCAACGATAATGTCACCAGCAGTAACAGTCGCTGGACCGGTAATGTCGATTTCAAGGGTTTTTTCTTCTTGCGTGTACATCTTAAGAGCAAGACCTTTGATATTCAAAATGATTTGTGCGACATCTTCGCGCACACCTTTGACGGTGGAGAATTCGTGTAAGACGCCATCAATTTGAATACTTGTGATCGCTGCCCCAGGCAATGAAGATAATAAAATACGACGTAGGGAATTGCCTAAAGTAGTCCCATAACCTCTTTCTAGAGGCTCAACGATGAACTTGCCATAATCTTTTTCTTCATCAATTTTTGCAACTCTTGGTTTTTCGAATTCAATCATTCTTATCTTTTACCCCTTTCAAAACGAAAAGTGTCTTGTTCAATGACGTAAAAATGTAGAAACTCAAATTGAGCAGCACTCATTAAACACGACGGCGTTTTGGAGGGCGGCATCCATTATGAGGAACTGGAGTCACGTCACGGATTGCAGTCACTTCTAGACCTGCTGCTTGTAATGAACGAATTGCTGCTTCACGTCCAGAACCAGGGCCTTTAACAGTTACATCAACTGTTCTTAATCCATGTTCCATTGCAGCTTTTGAAGCAGTTTCAGCTGCCATTTGAGCGGCAAAAGGTGTTGATTTTTTGCTACCTTTAAAACCTAAAGCACCAGCAGATGACCATGCTAAAGCATTACCATGAGTATCTGTAATCATTACAATTGTATTGTTGAATGTTGAATGGATATGCGCAATACCGGTTTCAATATTCTTTTTGACACGGCGTTTACGATTCACTTTTTTTGCTACCATGAAGTTTTAACCTCCTTCACTAAATTATTATTTTTTCTTACCTGCAACTGTTTTAGAAGGACCTTTACGCGTGCGGGCATTATTTTTAGTGTTTTGACCACGAACTGGCAAACCACGACGGTGACGGATACCACGGTAAGAACCGATTTCCATCAAACGTTTAATGTTTAAGTTGACTTCACGACGAAGATCGCCTTCAACTTTTAATTTATCAACTGCTGCACGGATAGCATCTGTTTGTTCATTCGTTAAATCACGAACACGAACATCTTCAGATACGCCAGCTTCAGCTAACACTTCTTTCGCAGTAGTGTTTCCGATACCATAGATGTAAGTTAAAGAAACTACTACGCGTTTATCACGAGGAATATCTACTCCTGCAATACGTGCCATATTTTGTTACACCTCCGATTATCCTTGACGTTGTTTATGTTTTGGATTTGCTGGGCAAATCACCATAACGCGCCCTTTACGACGAATTACTTTACAATGTTCACACATTGGTTTTACTGATGGTCTTACTTTCATGATAATACCTCCTTGAAGTTTACGGAGTACAATTATTTAAAACGGTATGTGATCCGACCACGTGATAAATCGTATGGCGATAATTCTACCGTCACTTTATCACCGGGCAGGATGCGGATGTAGTGCATACGGATCTTACCTGATACCGTAGCGAGCACTTGGTGTCCGTTTTCCAATTCCACTTTAAACATTGCATTCGGCAAAGTTTCGACGACTGTACCTTCGATTTCGATAACATCTTCTTTTGCCACGCACAGTACCTCCTTGTACTTGTTTCGCTTTACACGATAAAATGGCGGAAACTTGGCGTTCCCACCTGAGATTCTCAAAACTTGCCTTTATTTAACGCTAAAGGCGGACTGACATATTCTATCATAATATATCACACTTAGCAAGAGAAAGTTTCTTTGCAAGTCGGTAGCTGTTTGCGCGTGTTACCCGATGATCTTTTGCACGTCGGCAAAGACTGCATCGATATCACGATCTCCATCAATCGACTGCAATAAACCTTGATCTTTGTAATAGCCTAAGATTGGTTCACTGCTTTTAATGTTGACAGCTAGACGATTCTTGACTGTTTCAGGTTTGTCATCTTCTCGTTGATAAAATTCGTGGCCCCCACAACGATCACAGGTGCCTTCAACTTTAGTTGGATTGAAGATTTTGTGATACGTTGCCCCGCAATTGCGACACATATAGCGACCAGCAAGACGTTCAACTAAGATTTCTGACGGAACATGGATTTCAACGACGGCATCTAATTTTTTCCCAAGTTCTGAAAGCATTTGATCTAATGCTTTTGCTTGATCTAAAGTCCGAGGAAAACCATCTAACAAGAAGCCCTTGTCAGTATCAGGTTCTGCTAGGCGCTCTTTTACGATACCATTGGTAACTTCGTCAGGCACTAATTCACCTTTATCCATATAAGCTTTTGCTTCCAGGCCGAGAGCTGTTTCATTGGCCATAGCTGCCCGAAACATATCACCTGTTGAAATGTGAGGAATTTGATACGCAGCGACAATTCTTTCGGCTTGCGTTCCTTTACCTGCACCAGGCAATCCCATTAATACAAGGTTCATACTAACTCCTCCTGTAAGTTTATGGTGGGGGTGTTGAGGAGAACCCTCAACACTTCACCTTCACTCTAATTGATAAAACCAGTATATTTCCGTTTCAGCATTAGACCTTCTAACTGTTTGGCAGTTTCCAGCGCAACACCGATTACGATCAATAGACTTGTGCCCCCCAAACCAATTGATTGTGGCAAGTTCCAAACCATTTGTGCAATAATTGGTAACAATGCAACTAAGCCTAAGAACAAGGCCCCAACCGCGCTTAAACGCATCAATAAGCGAGAGACATAATCTTCAGTACCTTTACCAGGTCTGACCGATGGAATGTAACTTCCTTGCTTTTGTAAGTTTTCCGCTAATTTCTCAGGGTTAACTTGCACGAAAGCGTAAAAGAACGTAAATGCTACAATCAATAATGTATAAATCGTTGCACCTGGCACCGTGTTATAATTAAAGATCTGCATCATTACTTCATACCAACCTTCACCACGATACGAGCCGCTTAAAGCTTGTAAAATGGCATTCGGGGTAGCAATGAAAGAACTGGCGAAAATAACTGGAATAACGCCGGCAGCATTAACTTTAAGCGGCAAATAACTGCTTGTTGGTGCACCAGCTACTCGTTTTGTATATTGGATTGGAATTTTACGTTCTGCTTGTTGGACATAAGTTACCAACGTAATAATCACTAACACAGCAATTACTAAAGCAACCATAAATAATGCCGATTTCCAAATTTCACTTGATTCGATATTAATGAAATAATCTTCCACTAATTGTTTAATCGCATCAGGTAAACGAGAGATAATACCAGCAAAGATGATCATAGAAACCCCATTGCCAACTCCTTTTTCTGTAATTTGCTCTCCCAACCAGGTGACAAACATTGTACCCGCAGTTAAGATTAAACCAATTACAACAAAAGTCATCACATCTGGGTTATCCACAAAGCCAAGCTGTGTCCAAGAATTAAATCCAGCTGTAATCCCGACTGATTGAACAAAGGCCAAAACCAATGTCAAAATGCGCGTAGCTTGATTTAATTTACGTCGTCCTACTTCTCCTTGTTTAGACCATTCAACGAATTTTGGCACAATATCCATTTGCAACAACTGAATAACAATTGAAGCAGTAATATAAGGTGACACACCCATTGAAAAGACTGAAAAGTTTTGCATTGCACTACCACTCACCATGTTTAACATGTTTAAAAACGGTAGATCAGCAATACTTTGTAAGCGACTAGCATCAACACCAGGAACGGTGATATGTGCTCCTAGACGAAAGACGAATAAAGCAAAAACGGTAAAGAAGATCTTTGATCTAATATCTTTAACTTTAAAAGAGTCTTTCAACAGTTTAAACATTAGATCACCTCAATTGACCCACCGTTAGCTGTGATAGCTTCTTCGGCTGTTTTTGAGAATTTAGCTGCTTTCACAGTTAATTTCTTAGTCAATTCACCGTTGCCTAAAACTTTGATTCCAGCTTTTTCGTTTTTCACGATTCCAGCTTCTACTAGAGTAACAGGTGTTACTTCAGTACCGTCTTCAAAGCGATTTAAGACATCTAAATTGATTACTGCATATTCTTTACGGTTAACGTTAGTAAAACCACGTTTTGGTAAACGACGGAATAATGGTGTTTGACCACCTTCAAATCCTAGACGTACACCGCCACCTGAACGCGCTTTTTGACCTTTTTGTCCGCGACCAGCTGTTTTACCGTTACCAGATGAAGTACCGCGACCGACGCGATTGCGTACTTGGCGTGATCCTTCTGCAGGTTGTAATTCATGAAGTTTCATAGGGTTGGCACCTCCTTAACAAGTTAAACTAAGTTTGATTAAATTTCTTCAACGTCCACCAAGTGAGAAATAGTGTTAACCATGCCTTTGATTGCATCATTAGCTGGTTTTACTACAGTTGTGTTCACTTTACCTAGACCCAACGCTTTAACAGTATCACGTTGGTTTTGAGGACGTCCGATAACACTGCGTTTTAAAGTAATTTTTAATTCAGCCATTATTGTTGTCCTCCTTATCCGATAATTTCTTCAACTGATTTGCCACGTAATGCAGCAACTTCTTCAGCACGTTTTAATTGAGATAAACCTTCAACAGTTGCGCGAACAACGTTGATTGGTGTGTTTGAACCTAATGATTTAGAAGTAATATCTGAAACGCCTGCTAATTCTAAGACGGCACGGACAGGTCCACCTGCTGCAACCCCAGAACCTTCAACTGCTGGCTTCATTAAAATGCGGCCACCGCCAAAGACGCCAATAACTTCATGAGGGATAGTTGTTCCCACCATAGGTACTTCAATCAAGTTTTTCTTAGCACTTTCGATCGCTTTACGGATAGCTTCTGGTACTTCTTGTGCTTTACCTGTACCAAAACCTACGTGTCCGTTTTTATCGCCAACTACAACTAAAGCTGCAAAACGTAAACGACGTCCGCCTTTAACAACTTTTGTTACACGGTTAATCGCAACAACGCGGTCTTCTAATTCCAAATGATTTGGATCGATGTAAGTCATGAATGGTGTTCCTCCTTTTCCTAAAATTCTAGTCCATTTTCGCGAGCAGCTTCAGCTAAAGCTTGCACACGGCCATGGTAAAGGTAACCACCACGGTCAAAGACTACTTCTTTAATACCTTTAGCAGCAGCACGTTCAGCAACTAATTTACCAACGGCTTGTGCTTGTTCTGTTTTAGTTCCACCTGAAATTTCTTTATCCAAGGCAGAGGCACTTGCTAGCGTTACACCCGCTACGTCATCAATAACTTGCGCGTAGATGTTTTTGTTAGAACGGAAAACGTTCAAACGTGGGCACTCAGCAGTACCAGAGATTTTGTTACGGACACGGCGATGACGCTTTTGACGTGTCTTGTTTTTGTCTGGTTTTGTAATCACAATTGTCACCTCTTCTATTTGCTGGCCTAAGCCGCGAAAAGTATATAGTTATCTTCAAAAAAGGAAGATGTGAAGCCGTAATTTTCATACGGGCTTCGGCTATATCCTTTATTATTTACCAGTTTTACCTTCTTTACGGCGTACGAATTCGCCAACATAGCGGATACCTTTGCCTTTATAAGGTTCTGGAGGACGTACGCCACGGATATTCGCAGCTAATTCGCCAACTACTTCTTTGTTGATCCCTTTAACGATCACTTGTGTGTTCGCTGGAACTTCAATTTCAACGCCAGCTGGCGCTTCAATTTCAACTGGGTGAGAGTAACCCACGTTTAAGACTAACTTTTTGCCTTGTAATTGGGCACGGTAACCAACCCCGATAAGTTCAAGAGCTTTTTGGAAACCTTCAGAAACACCTACGACCATGTTGTTGAAGTTGGCACGAGTTGTTCCATGGATTGTTTTCATTTCTTTTGTGTCATTTGGACGAGTGAAAGTTACCACGTTTCCTTCGACATTCATAGTAATGTCAGCAGAAAAAGTACGTGTAAGTTCACCTTTAGGACCTTTGACTGTAATGTTGTTGCCATCTTGCTTAACTTCTACGCCAGCAGGCAATTCAACGATTTTATTACCGATACGACTCACTTAAAGACACCTCCTTGTAAAAGATTATATTACCATACGTATGCGACAACTTCGCCGCCGACATTTTTTTGACGCGCTTCTTTATCAGTGATTACACCGTCAGAAGTCGAGATAATGGCGATACCTAAACCATTTAATACTTTTGGTACTTCGTCAGCTTTAACGTAAGCACGCAAGCCTGGTTTAGAGATACGTTTCAAGTTAGTGATAACACGTTCACCGTTTTTACCGTATTTCAGGAAGACACGGATCACGCCTTGTTTGTCATCTTCGATATATTCAACATCACGAATGAAACCTTCGTTTTTCAAGATTTCAGCGATGTCACGCTTGATTTTTGATGCAGGCACTTCTAAAGATTCGTGCTTAACCATGTTAGCATTACGAATGCGAGTTAGAAAATCTGCGATTGGATCTGTCATGACCATGGGTTCTTTACCTCCTTTATGCGAGTATTTGTTTACCAGCTAGCTTTCTTCACGCCGGGAATTTGACCTTTATAGGCAAGTTCGCGGAAGCAAATACGGCAAAGTTTAAATTTACGATAAACTGAATGTGGACGTCCGCAACGTTCGCAACGAGTATATGCTTGTGTTGAATGTTTAGCAGGACGTTGTTGTTTAGCAATCATTGATTTTTTAGCCACGTAGTTCGCCTCCTTTAATTATTTTTGGAATGGCATGCCTAATTGTGTCAGCAATTCACGTGATTCTTCATCAGTGTTGGCTGTTGTCACAATAACGATGTCCATCCCGCGTACTTTGTCGACCAAATCATAATCAACTTCAGGGAAGATTAATTGTTCTTTGATACCTAAAGTGTAGTTACCGCGACCATCGAATGATTTTTTACTTACACCATGGAAGTCACGGACACGTGGTAGTGAAACACTTACCAATTTGTCTAAGAATTCATACATGCGTTCGCCGCGCAAAGTAACTTTGGCGCCGATTGGCATACCTTCACGTAAACGGAAGCCGGCAATAGATTTTTTAGCTTTAGTAATCAACGGTTTTTGACCAGCGATTAAAGTCAATTCTTCTACTGCTTTATCTAAATTTTTCGCATTTGAAACAGCGTCACCCACACCCATGTTGATAACAATCTTTTCAACTTTTGGTGCTTGCATCACTGAATTATAATTGAATTTTTCCATTAAAGCTGGAACTACTTCTTTTGAGTATTTTTCTTTCAGGCGGTTCATTTAGTTGCCCCTCCTTCCTTTAATTATTTATCTAGAACTTCACCGGTTTTCTTGGAAACACGGACTTTTTTACCGTCAACTTCTTTGTAGCCAACCCGAGTAGCTTCACCGTTTGATGGGTCGATGATCATGACATTTGATACATGAATCGGAGCTTCCATTTCAACGATTCCGCCTTGCGGAGCAGCTTGAGAAGGTTTTTGGTGTTTTTTCACGATGTTAACACCTTCGACTACAACTTTATCTTTTTTCGGGAAAGCTTCTAAAACAACGCCTTCTTTGTTTTTATCTTTACCGGTGATAACTTTGACTTTGTCGCCTTTTTTAATAAACATTACTGTTTCGCACCTCCTTTTAAAATAGGTTTTCTTATAATACTTCTGGTGCTAGGGAAACGATCTTCATGAAGTTGTTTTCACGCAATTCACGGGCAACAGGGCCAAAGATCCGAGTTCCACGAGGGCTTTTATCGTCACGGATAATTACCGCAGCATTTTCATCAAATTTAATATAAGAACCGTCAGCACGGCGCGCACCTGATTTAGTGCGGACGATGACCGCTTTGACAACGTCGCCTTTTTTGACAACCCCACCTGGCGTTGCTTGTTTAACTGAAGCAACGATCACGTCTCCGATGTTAGCAGTTTTGCGACCTGAGCCACCTAGGACTTTGATCGTCAAAATTTCGCGCGCACCTGAGTTATCAGCAACTTTTAATCGGCTTTCTGATTGGATCACGGTTGTATCCTCCTTTATCGCTTTATTTATCTACCAAGTTTCAAAGTGTAATTAGATAATTACAGCTTTTTCAACGATTTCTACTAGACGGAAACGTTTAGTAGCAGATAATGGACGAGTTTCCATAATTTTCACGATATCGCCAACTTTTGCTTCGTTGTTTTCATCGTGCGCTTTGTATTTCTTAGAGTAGTTCATTCGTTTACCGTAGATAGGGTGGTTTTTCTTTGTTTCTACAACGACAGTAATGGTTTTATCCATTTTGTCAGATACCACGCGACCTTGGTAAACTTTACGTTGATTTCTTTCAGTCATACCGCTAATGGCCTCCTTCCACAATTACTTCGCTTGTTCACGCAACACAGTTTTGATGCGTGCAATCGATTTACGTACTTCTTTGATACGTGCAGTGTTTTCTAATTGACCGGTTGCTAATTGGAAACGCAAGTTGAACAATTCTTCTTTCAATTGTTTTTCCTGATCAAGCATTTCGGCAGTGG
The genomic region above belongs to Enterococcus saigonensis and contains:
- the rpmJ gene encoding 50S ribosomal protein L36 yields the protein MKVRPSVKPMCEHCKVIRRKGRVMVICPANPKHKQRQG
- the rplQ gene encoding 50S ribosomal protein L17, producing MSYRKLGRTSSQRKAMLRDLTTDLLINERIVTTEARAKEVRSTAEKMITLGKRGDLHARRQAAAFVRNEVASVREENEEIVIESALQKLFNDIAPRYAERQGGYTRILKTEPRRGDAAPMVILELV
- a CDS encoding DNA-directed RNA polymerase subunit alpha — protein: MIEFEKPRVAKIDEEKDYGKFIVEPLERGYGTTLGNSLRRILLSSLPGAAITSIQIDGVLHEFSTVKGVREDVAQIILNIKGLALKMYTQEEKTLEIDITGPATVTAGDIIVDSDVEILNKDMYICSVSEGATFHARLTVRPGRGYVQADENKREDMPIGVIPVDSIYTPVNRVNYQVENTRVGRRDDFDKLTMEIWTDGSIMPMEAMSLAAKIMTEHLDIFVNLTDEAKNAEIMIEKEETQKEKMLEMTIEELDLSVRSYNCLKRAGINTVQELTNKSEPEMIKVRNLGRKSLEEVKAKLHDLGLGLRKDD
- a CDS encoding adenylate kinase — encoded protein: MNLVLMGLPGAGKGTQAERIVAAYQIPHISTGDMFRAAMANETALGLEAKAYMDKGELVPDEVTNGIVKERLAEPDTDKGFLLDGFPRTLDQAKALDQMLSELGKKLDAVVEIHVPSEILVERLAGRYMCRNCGATYHKIFNPTKVEGTCDRCGGHEFYQREDDKPETVKNRLAVNIKSSEPILGYYKDQGLLQSIDGDRDIDAVFADVQKIIG
- a CDS encoding energy-coupling factor ABC transporter ATP-binding protein, which gives rise to MEDIIELVDIQFSYDPEAERNALDGVSFSIKKGEWVAIVGHNGSGKSTLAKTINGLLLPQQGSVKVGGNLLNEENVWDIRRMVGMVFQNPDNQFVGSTVEDDVAFGMENQGVPREEMLVRVQDALEQVRMSDFKQREPARLSGGQKQRVAIAGVVALRPDIIILDEATSMLDPEGREEVISTIKKIKDQNNLTVLSITHDIDEAANANRILVMQEGKLVREGTPAEIFSAGEKLIELGLDLPFPEKLKAALKERGVVVPTEYLTEEGMVNWLWTSILNK
- a CDS encoding energy-coupling factor ABC transporter ATP-binding protein is translated as MDIHFEQVGFTYQPGTPFEQRALYDIDLEIAAGSYTAIVGHTGSGKSTLLQHLNALLKPTSGTVTIGERKIIATTDNKNLKPIRKKVGIVFQFPEAQLFEETVAKDIAFGPKNFGVSEEAAKALAQEYLNLVGLDASYMERSPFDLSGGQMRRVAIAGVLAMEPEVLVLDEPTAGLDPKGRKDMMEMFLRLHQEKNIAIVLVTHLMDDVANFADYVYVLEKGALVKSGRPVDVFQDVTWVQEKQIGVPMATEFALRLQEKGMRFDRLPITADELAEMLLAGGGVK
- the rpsK gene encoding 30S ribosomal protein S11, whose product is MVAKKVNRKRRVKKNIETGIAHIHSTFNNTIVMITDTHGNALAWSSAGALGFKGSKKSTPFAAQMAAETASKAAMEHGLRTVDVTVKGPGSGREAAIRSLQAAGLEVTAIRDVTPVPHNGCRPPKRRRV
- a CDS encoding energy-coupling factor transporter transmembrane component T family protein; this translates as MMNKLIFGRYIPGDSLIHRLDPRAKLIASFYFIAVIFFANNWQSYAFLAVFTLGCIALSKVKISFFIRGVKPLIWLILFTVLLQVLFTTGGNILWHWWVFTVTDYGLMNGAFIFCRFILIIFMSTLLTLTTAPLELSDAIEYILRPLNVVHFPVHEVSLMLSIALRFVPTLMDETEKIMNAQRARGVDFGEGSLVQKMKAIIPLLIPLFVSSFNRAEDLATAMEARGYSGGEGRTKYRKLDWHLKDSMVVVVFAVVTILLILIRN
- the infA gene encoding translation initiation factor IF-1; translation: MAKEDVIEIEGTVVETLPNAMFKVELENGHQVLATVSGKIRMHYIRILPGDKVTVELSPYDLSRGRITYRFK
- the truA gene encoding tRNA pseudouridine(38-40) synthase TruA — its product is MRYKAIIAYDGTNFHGFQRQVSGRTVQAELEKTLTKMNNGTFVEVQGSGRTDAGVHALGQVIHFDFPKERPLEKMRFALDTQSPADIACKSVEVVPDDFHVRYLVKEKTYQFKVDIGKPRSPFRRFYASYYPYPLDLAKIEAALPAFLGTHDFTSFCASGSSVEDKVRTIRVAKMAVNDAGDELTFTFTGDGFLYKMIRIMVGTLLKIGNGRLEADAIPAIIKAKDRNLAGPTAHPEGLYLVEVKYD
- the rpsM gene encoding 30S ribosomal protein S13, whose product is MARIAGVDIPRDKRVVVSLTYIYGIGNTTAKEVLAEAGVSEDVRVRDLTNEQTDAIRAAVDKLKVEGDLRREVNLNIKRLMEIGSYRGIRHRRGLPVRGQNTKNNARTRKGPSKTVAGKKK